A single Brassica napus cultivar Da-Ae unplaced genomic scaffold, Da-Ae ScsIHWf_2831;HRSCAF=3611, whole genome shotgun sequence DNA region contains:
- the LOC125602395 gene encoding LRR receptor-like serine/threonine-protein kinase IOS1 has protein sequence MLMAFSACLLLVFLEIFSVFFLSLAQDQSGFISLDCGSPRGTTFREGTTNLTYISDASFISTGVGRSIKQAYRTQFQQQAWNLRSFPQGIRNCYTLNLTIGDEYLIRTNFLHGGYDDNPTTQFELHLGPNLWTTVSTTNETQASIFEMIHVLKADRLQICLVKTGDSTPFISALELRKLKNTTYLSRQGSLQLFIRADVGATLNQGYRYGIDVFDRVWTPYNFGNWSQISTNQTVNVNNDYQPPEIAMVTASVPTDPDAPMNISLVGVDSTVQFYVFMHFAEIQELKSNETREFNIMYNDKHIYGPFRPLNFTTSSVFTSNEVGADANGKYTFSLQRTGNATLPPLLNGMEVYLVNLLPEQETDGKEVDAMMNIKSGYGVNKIDWEGDTCAPRAYRWSGVNCSYIDNEQPKIISLNLSASGLTGEILEFISELTNLEVLDLSNNTLTGSVPEFLVNMETLKVINLSNNELNGSIPATLLDKARRGRISLSLEGNTGLCSIISCSTTKKKKKNTVIAPVAASLVSVFLIAAGIVTFLVLKRKKRVKLGLNPNSGTGTTPLHSRSHGYESPVIAKNRKLTYIDVVKITNNFERVLGRGGFGVVYYGVLDNQPVAVKMLTESTALGYKQFKAEVELLLRVHHKDLTCLVGYCEEGDKLSLIYEFMANGDLKEHLSGKRGPSILTWEGRLRIAAESAQGLEYLHNGCKPQIVHRDIKTTNILLNEKLQAKLADFGLSRSFPLGTETHVSTVVAGTPGYLDPEYYRTNWLTEKSDVFSFGVVLLELVTNRPVIDQKRERSHIGEWVGLMLSRGDINSIVDPKLQGDFDPNTIWKVVETAMTCLNPSSSRRPTMTQVVMDLKECLNMEMARNMGSRMTDSTNDSSIELSMNITTELNPGAR, from the exons ATGCTAATGGCGTTTTCTGCTTGTCTTCTCTTAGTTTTTCTCGAAATCTTCTCCGTTTTTTTCCTTAGTCTTGCCCAAGATCAGTCAG GGTTCATCAGTCTGGACTGTGGTTCGCCGAGGGGAACGACTTTTCGTGAGGGAACAACAAACCTTACTTACATCTCGGATGCGAGTTTCATCAGTACCGGTGTTGGTAGAAGCATCAAACAAGCATACCGGACCCAGTTTCAGCAACAAGCCTG GAACCTAAGGAGTTTTCCACAAGGCATAAGAAACTGctataccctaaacctaaccATAGGCGATGAGTATCTGATCAGAACAAACTTCTTACACGGCGGTTATGACGATAATCCCACCACGCAATTCGAGCTCCACCTCGGGCCTAACCTATGGACTACAGTTTCAACCACAAACGAGACCCAAGCATCAATCTTTGAGATGATTCATGTCTTGAAGGCCGACCGTTTACAAATCTGTTTGGTCAAAACAGGAGACTCAACGCCTTTTATCTCCGCTTTAGAGCTTCGTAAACTCAAGAACACTACTTACTTGTCTCGACAAGGATCTTTGCAGCTCTTCATCAGAGCAGACGTTGGTGCAACTCTTAACCAAGGCTACAG GTACGGAATCGATGTGTTTGATCGTGTCTGGACACCGTATAACTTTGGAAACTGGTCACAGATTAGTACCAACCAGACAGTGAATGTCAACAATGACTACCAGCCACCAGAGATTGCTATGGTCACAGCCTCAGTTCCAACAGACCCGGACGCACCTATGAACATTTCCCTAGTTGGCGTGGACAGCACCGTGCAATTCTACGTTTTTATGCATTTTGCCGAGATTCAAGAGCTAAAGTCCAATGAAACAAGAGAGTTCAACATCATGTACAATGACAAGCATATCTACGGACCCTTCAGACCGCTTAACTTCACAACTTCTTCCGTATTTACCTCTAACGAAGTTGGTGCCGATGCGAATGGAAAGTACACGTTTTCGCTTCAAAGGACAGGAAACGCGACGTTGCCTCCTCTACTCAATGGCATGGAGGTTTATTTGGTTAACTTGCTTCCGGAGCAAGAAACCGATGGAAAAGAAG TTGATGCAATGATGAACATCAAGTCGGGTTACGGTGTGAACAAGATTGACTGGGAAGGAGATACTTGCGCGCCACGGGCTTATAGGTGGTCTGGTGTTAATTGCAGTTATATAGACAATGAGCAGCCTAAGATCATTTCTTT GAACTTGTCTGCAAGTGGCTTGACTGGAGAGATATTGGAATTCATATCGGAGCTTACCAATTTAGAAGTTCT TGACTTGTCTAACAATACTTTAACTGGTTCGGTTCCAGAGTTTCTAGTGAACATGGAAACCTTAAAAGTCAT AAACCTATCAAACAATGAGCTAAATGGTTCAATCCCTGCAACTCTCCTTGATAAAGCACGAAGAGGAAGGATTTCACTAAG TCTCGAAGGAAACACCGGGCTCTGTTCGATCATTTCATGCTCCaccaccaagaagaagaagaaaaacacgGTTATTGCACCTGTTGCAGCCTCACTTGTTTCAGTCTTCCTCATTGCAGCTGGAATCGTTACTTTCCTTGTCctcaagaggaagaagagagtcaAGCTTGGTCTTAACCCCAATTCAGGCACCGGTACAACACCGTTACATTCGAGGTCTCATGGCTATGAATCTCCAGTGATAGCCAAGAACCGCAAATTGACTTACATTGATGTTGTTAAGATTACAAACAACTTTGAGAGGGTTCTTGGTAGGGGAGGTTTTGGTGTGGTTTATTACGGAGTATTGGATAACCAACCAGTTGCTGTTAAGATGCTCACTGAGTCTACTGCACTTGGTTACAAACAGTTTAAAGCAGAG GTTGAGTTGCTTCTTAGAGTTCATCACAAAGATCTCACATGTCTTGTTGGATATTGCGAAGAAGGCGATAAATTGTCTCTCATCTATGAGTTCATGGCGAATGGAGACTTGAAAGAGCATTTATCAG GGAAGCGTGGACCGTCGATACTAACTTGGGAAGGAAGGCTTCGTATAGCAGCCGAGTCAGCTCAAGGATTGGAGTATTTACACAATGGATGCAAACCACAAATAGTTCACCGTGACATTAAGACAACTAACATCTTATTAAACGAGAAGCTCCAAGCTAAGCTAGCTGATTTCGGGCTTTCGCGGTCTTTCCCACTTGGAACTGAGACTCATGTCTCCACCGTAGTTGCAGGAACTCCTGGATACCTTGATCCTGA gTACTACAGAACAAATTGGTTGACAGAGAAAAGCGATGTGTTCAGCTTCGGTGTTGTTCTACTTGAGCTAGTAACAAACCGACCCGTGATAGACCAGAAAAGGGAAAGGTCGCACATAGGTGAATGGGTTGGTTTGATGCTATCAAGAGGAGACATTAATAGCATTGTGGATCCTAAGCTTCAAGGAGACTTTGATCCGAACACGATATGGAAAGTGGTTGAGACCGCAATGACTTGTCTGAATCCGTCTTCTTCAAGGAGACCGACGATGACTCAAGTAGTAATGGATCTGAAAGAATGTCTGAACATGGAGATGGCAAGAAACATGGGAAGTCGTATGACGGATTCGACTAACGATTCTTCTATCGAGCTGtccatgaatatcacaacagaGCTTAATCCTGGAGCTAGATAA